Within the Trichoderma breve strain T069 chromosome 3, whole genome shotgun sequence genome, the region ATCCTCATCCCGCAGACGAGGCGACGTGCACCCCAGGATCTCACCCTTGCTGAGTGGTCCAATCTGAGGCACGACGACACTGAAACCGGCAGCTTCGAGGCTGCTCCGTATGCCGTGGATGGTGGCGTTGAACTGAATAGTGCCGACAATCGCAATAGTCTTGCCACTGGCAAAGTTTCTCTCCAGCGAGGCAATCAGATGCGCCGTGTCAATGCTGATATCGACAAAGACGTACAAcgtcttgatcttggtcACATCCACGGGAATCAAACAGCTGTGCGCATAATGCACCAGCAAGTCGCAACCCAGTGCCCGCGCAGTATAATCGTCAATGCAGCACGCGCCGTACGTCACATCGCCCATGATGAGCGTCTCGACGCCCGGGCAGAACTGCGTGACAATGTCCGAAATGGTTGTCGCAAACAACAGCAGGCCTTCGGGCATCTGCAGCGCTACTTTGCGCGCCCCTGACTCTCGGATTCGGTGTATTGTCTTTGGTATTTCAAAGTTGTAGTTGGCTGGTAGTAGCGCTATGGCTTCCTTGAGGCTGGGGTCTTCTAATATTTCTTTGGGGACTCTGTTTAGAAGTCGCGGAGCTCGTCGAGGTTTGGCCGCTGCATGGTAGGATGATGTTAGAGAGCCAACGAAGCGCTTTACTATTGGATAGTTGCAACATACCTTGAACAGCGCCGCTACCTCCCTCCTCTGTTGATCccttggctgccgctgcctcGTCCGCCGCTCTCCGTCCTACGAAGCGCCTCTTTGGCTGTCTTAATGCCGGTGTCTCATCTTTTGTAGTGTCGTTGTCTGCTCCGTGAACTTCTAGTCGCGCTTCCTCAATATCCGCTGCTGCACCGAGATCGACGAGTGCCCGGTCGTCCTCCATCTCTGGTTGTTTGTAATCGTccttcttatttttttttctttctctgttGCCCCTCGCTGCCCCTCGTTTACAACTTGCTTTTCGCTTCTCGTCCGAGGCAAATTTGACGATTTCGATTTCGTATGCGAGATAATGTGTTAACTGGTGGGTCTGGTAAATCGAATATCAAGCAATATGCAATTTGAAAATATGTCAAGATTGGCTGTAGTTGTAAATGACAAAAGCTTTTACACTGGAGATCGCAAATCCAAGGTGgggtgatggatggatcgcAAGCGGCCCCACAACGGACTTGTCTTCAGTTGTCATGTATCTCTTCGTTTCACTTATACCAAAGATAGGAAATTACACTTATTAACCCTCATAAATATTATTCCTACGTCCTGATTTCTCTCTTCGTATAAACACCATTACTATTGTAACAACAAAAATTGCTCTCCTACgaactcttcttcttcttgccatcaatACTGAACCTGTAGCTCGCCTGAACCACATACGGACCATCATCCGGTCCCCAGATCTGCTTCCTCCCCCATTCGGGGTTGTTGATGCCGTCGATCCAGTCCTCCACCTCCATCACCAGACATCCGTACTTTGGAATCGTTCTCGGGAAATGCTTGTTATTGTGCAGGCCctgcgtcttcttcaacgccagCGTGCCGTTTTGCCCGTTGCAGCTGTACACCTGGAAGGCCGTCTGGTCCGAATAGACGTCCAGGTGGATGCCCGACCAAGGCGATGACAGACTCGCGACAGGGCCTTCAGTACGCCAGTCAAAGGGGCCCAGAGCATCCCGGTTGACGAGGTAGCAGGTATCTGATGTCTCTGTTAGCTCAATACATTTCCTATTTCCTCCCTTGATAGAATGGAGGAAGACGCCAGGATCCTTACCAAAGCCGGTACAGTTGTTACCGCAATTCTCCTTGATGCCACTCTGCTGGAATCCCTTGCCAAGCTGCTTCGGCTGCGACCAAAAGTCATTCGCCgtgttcttcttgttcgcCAAAATGTCGCCCGTCGGGATCAAGAATCCATCGACATCGACGCGCTGTCCGCTATACGGAAGATGCAGCGTATGGTTCAGCGCCGTCTGGGTCTCGTTATTAGCATAGCCATCCAGGTTCCAGTACGTGTGGCTGCTGAGCATGATGGGCGTCTTCTTGGTCGTCGCCAGCGCCACCATCTTGAAATCCCACTGGTTTTCCTGCACCGTGTACGTGATGTGCGACACGACCTCGCCGGGAAATCCCTCCTTTCCGTCCGGGTCGACTATGCTAAAGGTGATGCTCGTCGCGGTGTGCGCCGACACGGTGAAGTTGCGCCAGTCCCAGCCGTCAGGGCCTCCGTGCAGCGTGTCCGACCCATTGGGTGCGGCCTTTGTGGGATTCTCATTCGGCGGCGCGTGATATGTCTTGCCGTCAATGACAAAGGTGCTGTTCTTGATGCGGTTCGCGTACCGGCCCGGCACGCCGCCAAAGTGCGGATGCTGCTTGTCAATGCCGTAGTAGGTGGCATTGTCGAAGCCGCCGACGAGATCGCGCTGGATGCCGTAGCGGTCATTGATGAACAAGTTCGAAATGGACGCTCCATACGGTATGAATGACGCCTCGATGCCCTTTGCGCGAATCCAATacttgccgtccttgtcTGGGCCGCTTCCACTCGACGCGGCGCTGGCTGTAAGTGGAAgggcagcagccgcagccaaaACGGCCAAAGAGTTACCCGTcagcttcatgatgatgagcaaTTCTTCCCCAGAAGAGATCAAAGACAATGAAAAGTAGTGGCGCAGCCTATGGAAAACAAACTCAGCCCCTGTGGAAAGTCAAACAAAgggagatggccaagacaTTCGCAGATCGGGAGGGCCCAAGGCGCATACCCGTCCATGCATTAAGTACTCCAGAGGCCATGAGTGACACAGCACGACTCTCGCGCCCCAATGCTACTCTACCTTGCCCAATTCTACTCTAACCTTGCACACAGtatgcagcatctcgtgtcttcggcttctttgtccATCCACATGACGCAGAAACCAAAGTCCCGGCCAACATATCACTGTCCACAACAGGCAACCAACCACGATGATCCCAGGGGGCTGGAAAGGGAATGAGAGGGGTAAGGTTGGCTTTCCCCGGATTTACCatgaggagaaaaaaggactAGCTAAGCGATTGAAGGCACAAGTTCcgagagagcgagaagagAACAGGGGGAAGTGAGCGAAGGATTGATTTCGCTTCTCCGGGGTTGGAGCGGTTGATCAATGCATACGAGCATGATGTCACCTGGTTATGATGTATGGTGTAGGAATCCCGATGCAAACAACCCGGGGGAGCATGACAATCCCCAGGACTTATGTAACGAAGTTCTgggtttttttcttctctcctatTTATGTCACTTGATCACTTGATTCATCCTGTGTACTCCGCAGATCACGACAACTTATACTTGCAATCAATTCCCATAGAGTCTCTTCCAAGACACCAATCCAGCTcttcacacacacaccaacATACCTACCTACCCAATCAGCCAATGTAACCTCAAACGCGGGGCAAAAGCAGACCAACAGATCAGATACAACTACAACCTCGATCACTTCATTCCTCCCAATTAACAACCAAATTACACGTATTAATACCTACTACTAGTAATTACCCCCAAACCAACCTCATAGGTGCGCCAAAAGTGCTCCCATCGGAACCAACTAACACACGCTTGTCTTTCAACTCCCAAAACTCCAGCTTTAATACGCTATTATACGCCATAGTAAGCGCTCCAATAGCTACAAGCCAAAATCTACAAACTGCTAGACTAAACGGGAACCACGGCTTTTCCCCCTAGCTCAGCTGCTTACAGGCACATTTTCATTTCAACGACTATTTCCGCACCACTCAGATTGCAATCCGCATTGTTTTTCATTACCAAAAGGATCAAGTACATCATCCGGGATTGATGAGCGGTGAAATCCCTACCCTGCATCAGTCAGTCCAATTCACGTTGCATTGCATCACATCGGCCAGATCCTACTGTACGCGAAACCAAACCCGCACACGGTAGACATGCTTGTCtgcaacttttttttttggaaaTCGACTTGACATTTGCTCTGCTGCCTATATTCACGCTACAACCCTTCTCCATTATCGTGTCAGATTGCTGTCTCTCCCAGCGCAAGTCGGAAATGCCAAACAACGAAAGAAAACTAGAGAATAACAAGTTCCACACCCAGGGTTTATGCACCTCACTTTCTACCACGGGTAATATCATACTTCCAAGCCAAGCAACTAATTTATACTTTActtctcctcatctcccgaaaagaaaacaccagACGTCGCCGAGGAGGGCTCCTATGCGTCAATCAGGTTCTCCTCAGCCTGCTGCCTGTCGTTTGAGGCGACCTCGGCTCGCGCCTTGCCCTTTGCCTTGGCGTCCTTTTGAGATCGCTGGTAGAACTCATTGAGCACCTTGGCCGGGATACGGTTGAGCAAGTCCTTGGGGTAGATGCGGAGCAGGCTCCAGGCCAGGTCCAGGGACTCGTAGATCGATCGGGACTCGTACGCGCCTTGGCTGATGAACTGGCGCTCAAACTTGTCCAGGAACTCGAGTGACAGCTTGTCCTCGGATGAGAGGGCCTCCTCACCAACGACAGCCttcatggcggcggcatcacGGCCAATGGCGTACTTGGCATACAGCTGGTTGGACACATCACCGTGATCCTTGCGAGTCATACCCTCACCGATGGCAGACTTCATCAAACGCGACAGCGACGGCAGCACGTTGATGGGCGGGTAGATACCACGGTTGTACAGAGGTCGGTCGACGAAAATCTGTCCCTCGGTAATGTATCCTGTCAGATCGGGGATGGGGTGGGTAATATCATCGTTGGGCATGGTCAAGATGGGGATCTGGGTGATGGAGCCGTTTCGTCCCGTCACACGGCCAGCTCGTTCGTAGATGGTCGACAAATCCGTGTACATGTAACCGGGGAAACCACGACGACCGGGAACTTCTTCTCGAGCGGCGGAAACCTCACGAAGAGCATCGCAGTAGGCCGACAAATCAGTCAAGATGACCAAGACGTGCTTCTCGAGCTGGTAGGCGTAGTACTCGGCGGTCGTAAGGGCAAGACGAGGAGTAATAATACGCTCGATACTGTTTGAATTGTCTCAGCCAACAGCTCTTGTTAGGGGAAAGACAAGAGTACTTACGTAGGATCGTTGGCAAGGTTGAGGAACAGGGTAGTACGCTCCAGACTGCCGTTCTCTTCGAAATCACGAGTAAAGAATCGAGCAGTCTCCAAGTTGACACCCATGGCACCGAACACAATGGAGAAGTTCTCCTCGTGGCCGTCATGAACACCCTTGTTGGTAATTCCCTGCTGCTTGACCAAGCCAGCCTGTCGGCAAATCTGAGCAGCAATTTCGTTGTGCGGCAGAccagaggctgagaagatgggaaTCTTTTGTCCTCGAGCGATCGAGTTCATCGTATCGATGGCCGAGATACCAGTCGCAATCATTTCTTCGGGGTATTCCTAAGACATGTTAGGCCTTGCTGCTCGGCTCACGAGGTATGCACCGGAAAGATGTAACTCACTCGAGAGAAAGGGTTAATGGGACTGCCGTTGATATCGAGGTACTCTTCTGGTAGCACCTTGGGACCCTTGTCGATGGCTCGTCCAGATCCATCAAAGATACGGCCAAGCATGTCCTCCGAGACACCGAGCTTAAGGTTCTGACCGGTAAACTTGACACGAGTCTGGTTGTTGCACTTCCTGTTAGTCACCAGCCCTCTAGCAATTGGCGATCGGGCTCACTTGCCTTCTTCACATCGATACCGGGAGTACCCTCAAAGACCTGGACGACAGCTCGGTCACCTAACCCCGTCTCATGTCAGAACAAACATTCCACGCAGGCATTGGCGGCGCCATGCTCATATATAAGTGTAGTATAGAAAAGGAATCATCACCCACCTCGGGCTTCCAGAACCTGTCCGTTTCTCTCCGTTCCGTCGGGCAGCGTAAGCGTAACGATCTCATTGTATCGCGGGAATTTGACCTATACCGCAACCACTCGTCAGCATTGTACATAACCAATCCTCATTCCATTTCACATCATGACAGCTGAGatcaaagaaacaagagaggggagagagagagcggaGATGCCATACATTCTCGACGATAACCAGCGGACCATTGACACCGCTCACGGTGTTGTACTGCAGTTGCGGCACAACTGAGTAGGATGACGAATTGCGTGGGTCCGCCATTGCTGCGAATCTATCTTGTGTTTCTGCTGTTTCCGCCTGCGTGCAGCTGGAAGCTTCCCCTCTGAAGCTCTTATCTCTCTAAACCTTGGTCGGCTTTCGATCTTATGCGGTCACGGCGCAGCAACCTCAAGTAGCCACGAATTACGTCGGGGGGGAGTTGAATGCGGAGGAGCGTATTGGCCGAGAAGGGCAACGGACTTAAGCAAGCCGAAAGGTGCAAAAGagtaaaaagagaaagaggtcGGTTATTCGagcagcgaagaagaaccaCCGAGCTCGAATATCGGGATGCGTCGTCGCAAAGGGGAGCTGGCGAAGATGGGAGGAAAGATCAAGGTCGGAAGacagaacaagagaaggCTGGAAGCGAAACAGCTCGACAAGAGTGGAGACAAGCGACCGCCGCCTTTCAATCAAATGGCCTTGGCAGTTCTTGTTCAGCGAGCGTCGTTAGTGGGTTTAGCGGGCTGCTTTGGGGGCGCTGAGGCCTCTGCGCTCGCTGCGCAAAAAAATAGACCCCACGCCGAGCGCCTTTTGGCTGGCTGCCCATGGAGTCATGATTTGGAcagcgaagaagagcggcCGTGACATCACATGACTGCTAGCGGAAGGTGCTTGGAATTGCGTTCCCCAGTAACCTTATCTTGGCGACGGTGTGTTTTTACATTTGATTCTTGTACTGCTATCAGATGTTGAATTTATTTACtctccatacatgtactcggcCATTGAGTATAGAGAAGCCCATTAGCGATAGAGATAGAGCATGGACacggtacggagtacctcTCCTGAGGGGAGCAAAGTACCGACGGTCCAAGCTGTAGAGAGGTAGAAGCTACCCCTCCAAGCCCTCCAAACTGCATCGGCATCAGTTCAGCGACACGACGGGGGAAGCTCGGTGATCTCCTACAAAGAACGATGACTGCACCCTTGTCTATAAGCACAGCAGCGGAACCAATTGAGTTATTATTGTTTTAAATAGAATAGAGGTTCAGTTTAATCTGACAGAGCTGGTTTAATCAATATTAACAATAGAGAATTACAGCAGACTTCAACGCTTCAACAAGGTTGGTGGCACTTCTAACCAAAAGTCAAGCTGTAAGCGTAAATCATACAACCCCATTAAGCATAAAAGATGACAGGTAGATATGTGTGTAGataggtatatatatttacttgGCAAGATCAAAGCATCCTCAGTTCTTTGTCCTCTATGCcttttcagcagctgcagcagcctcggCTCCCTTCCTCGACCTCGCTCCCAGCACTGCCTTTCCTACCGAGCTGTCATTCGGCTTGCCAATCTCCTGCGTAATCCACGCTCCAATATCCGCCATGGCATCCAAATCGACGCCCGTCTCCATGCCCAAACTCTCCATAAAGTAAACCATGTTCTCCGTCGCCACATTGCCCGTCGCTCCAGGGCTGTAAGGGCAGCCGCCGAGTCCGCCCACGCTGCTATCGAATGTCCGGATCCCATGCTCTAGTGACACAGCCGTGTTGACCAGCGCCTGTCCATACGTGTCGTGGAAGTGCATCGCAATGTCCTCTGTGCGAATGCCGGCCGCACTCATGCACTTGAGCAGTGCGCTCGTCCGGGGAGCGGTGCCCATGCCAGTGGTGTCGCCAAGTGAAATCTCGTCGGCTCCAGACTCCAGCAGGTCAGTGGCAATCTCAGCCACCTTGTGAGGGTCAACATCGAAGCCCTCAAAGGGACAGCCCAGAACCACTGAGATATAGGCTCGAACACGGAGTCCCAGCGCCTTGGAGTCCTGAATGACAGCCTTGAATCGGTCTAGCGAAGTCTTGATGTCGCAGTTGAGGTTCTTCTGCGAGAAGCTCTCAGTGGCGGCAGCAAAGACGGCCACCTCCACCGCCGGTTTCTTAACATCGGGTTCCAGTAATGTAGCAAACCTGCCGGGGTTCTGTTTCAACAGCGCTTCTGCACTTTGGAAACCCTTTGTATTCGGCGCGAGGAAGGAGTAGGTGATGGGAACGGGGGCTTCAATCTTCTGTTGTAGGATATGCTCCATGATCTCGCTCGAGTTGGCCATCTGCATCGCCTCGAATCAGCCATCCTTCTCCTGAAAATAGACCTAGCAGCCAACAACAAGTCTTCTCTTACCTGCGGCACCCATTTCGGTGCTACAAAGGAACCAGCTTCAATCGTCGTCAAACCCGTCTTGGCCAATCGCTCAATCAGCTCAATCTTGGTTGCCAGCGAAATGGCCTTTTTCTCGTTCTGCAGTCCATCTCGTGGGCCGACTTCGACGATCCTGACTCGGCTGTCGGATGACGTCTGAGGGCGGCTGGCCGTTGCAAAGCCTCTGTGCACCCTCAGCGGTGAAGAGCGCCTGCAGGCCCGGCAGATGGACGATCGAAGTAGAGACATGGTGGGCGAGGGAGTGGGATCTGGTTGGGAGGCACCGAGCCGACAACAAAAGAGGTGAGTGTTGTGTTGGAGTAGCAGCAGGTATGAAATTAATGGCAATTGGGGGAGCAGCTGCACAGAGCGGCGATTGTCGCGTATTATCGGCCCGTGGCACCACGTCTGACGGCTATAGCAAGTCACGCCCGCCCGTTTGGCCCGGCGTCGTCCTCCGCATTCCTCGGCCTTAAAAAAAGAGGATTACCTTCTCACAACTGTCGGGCCGCCGACTAGTCTAGCGTAAAGGTGGATAGATCGATCATTGCTATCATTGTTATTGTGGCTAAcgatacggagtacgaaCTACTGACTGTACTTGAACTTGCAGATGGAGCAGCACATTTcaagcaagacaaggcaCTCCAGATTTATACAACGCAGCGGCAATCGCAAGATTCCGCAAACTTGTAGTTTACAGATTACCAATCTTCTCTTATACATACACCAATTGCTCAAATCAACCTTTATAGATAACAGCGTCTGTTGGCTTCTTCCCATTTACAGATTTGCTTTTTAACATTAAAAACTGAGGCTTGCGACCtaataaagaaaatacaCCTCCTGTCCAAGAGGACGCAGGGGCGGGATTAGGTGGTACCGGTTTTCACAGTCCATACCCTCAATATCCATGACTCCAACAGCAAAGAAACAACTTAGTActcagcctccatctcctcgttgTCGAGAGAGTCGGCAGCAACCTCCTCGTAATCGCGCTCCAGGGCAGCGAGATCCTCACGGGCCTCGGAGAATTCACCTTCCTCCATACCCTCACCAACGTACCAGTGAACGAAGGCACGCTTGGAGTGCATGAGATCGAActtgagggagagggaagaccaggcctcggcgatggcggTGGTGTTGGACAGCATGCAGCTATTTTGCGCGTTAGCTTGGGCTCATGCACATACACGCATCAGGGGGGAAATCTTGGTGTATAAGACTTACACAGCACGGTTGACCTTGGCGAGGTCGCCGTTGGGAACGTTCTCGGGAGCCTGGTAGCAGATACCGAGCTTGAAACCAGTAGGGCACCAGTCGACGAACTGGATGGTGCGCTTGGTCTTGAGGGTGGCGACGGCGTTGTGGGCGTCGTTGGGGACAACGTCACCACGGTACAGCAAGCAGGTGGCCATGTACTTGCCGTTGCGGGGGTCACACTTGACCATCTGGTTGTTGGGCTCGAAGCAGGACATGGTCATCTCCTG harbors:
- a CDS encoding HMGL-like domain-containing protein, translating into MSLLRSSICRACRRSSPLRVHRGFATASRPQTSSDSRVRIVEVGPRDGLQNEKKAISLATKIELIERLAKTGLTTIEAGSFVAPKWVPQMANSSEIMEHILQQKIEAPVPITYSFLAPNTKGFQSAEKPAVEVAVFAAATESFSQKNLNCDIKTSLDRFKAVIQDSKALGLRVRAYISVVLGCPFEGFDVDPHKVAEIATDLLESGADEISLGDTTGMGTAPRTSALLKCMSAAGIRTEDIAMHFHDTYGQALVNTAVSLEHGIRTFDSSVGGLGGCPYSPGATGNVATENMVYFMESLGMETGVDLDAMADIGAWITQEIGKPNDSSVGKAVLGARSRKGAEAAAAAEKA
- a CDS encoding aldose 1-epimerase domain-containing protein: MKLTGNSLAVLAAAAALPLTASAASSGSGPDKDGKYWIRAKGIEASFIPYGASISNLFINDRYGIQRDLVGGFDNATYYGIDKQHPHFGGVPGRYANRIKNSTFVIDGKTYHAPPNENPTKAAPNGSDTLHGGPDGWDWRNFTVSAHTATSITFSIVDPDGKEGFPGEVVSHITYTVQENQWDFKMVALATTKKTPIMLSSHTYWNLDGYANNETQTALNHTLHLPYSGQRVDVDGFLIPTGDILANKKNTANDFWSQPKQLGKGFQQSGIKENCGNNCTGFETSDTCYLVNRDALGPFDWRTEGPVASLSSPWSGIHLDVYSDQTAFQVYSCNGQNGTLALKKTQGLHNNKHFPRTIPKYGCLVMEVEDWIDGINNPEWGRKQIWGPDDGPYVVQASYRFSIDGKKKKSS
- a CDS encoding putative diphthamide synthesis protein domain-containing protein, with protein sequence MEDDRALVDLGAAADIEEARLEVHGADNDTTKDETPALRQPKRRFVGRRAADEAAAAKGSTEEGGSGAVQAAKPRRAPRLLNRVPKEILEDPSLKEAIALLPANYNFEIPKTIHRIRESGARKVALQMPEGLLLFATTISDIVTQFCPGVETLIMGDVTYGACCIDDYTARALGCDLLVHYAHSCLIPVDVTKIKTLYVFVDISIDTAHLIASLERNFASGKTIAIVGTIQFNATIHGIRSSLEAAGFSVVVPQIGPLSKGEILGCTSPRLRDEDGIDLILYLGDGRFHLESIMIHNPAIPAYRYDPYSRKLTRETYGHDEMQSVRRSAIQTARKARRWGLILGSLGRQGNPHTLALIERELAERGIPKIDLLLSEIFPGKLAMMSDVECWVQVACPRLSIDWGYAFPRPLLTPYEALVALGKRGGWGKEDGGDGIYPMDYYGRDGLGRTKPLEGVAA
- a CDS encoding ATP synthase alpha/beta family, nucleotide-binding domain-containing protein — protein: MADPRNSSSYSVVPQLQYNTVSGVNGPLVIVENVKFPRYNEIVTLTLPDGTERNGQVLEARGDRAVVQVFEGTPGIDVKKTRVKFTGQNLKLGVSEDMLGRIFDGSGRAIDKGPKVLPEEYLDINGSPINPFSREYPEEMIATGISAIDTMNSIARGQKIPIFSASGLPHNEIAAQICRQAGLVKQQGITNKGVHDGHEENFSIVFGAMGVNLETARFFTRDFEENGSLERTTLFLNLANDPTIERIITPRLALTTAEYYAYQLEKHVLVILTDLSAYCDALREVSAAREEVPGRRGFPGYMYTDLSTIYERAGRVTGRNGSITQIPILTMPNDDITHPIPDLTGYITEGQIFVDRPLYNRGIYPPINVLPSLSRLMKSAIGEGMTRKDHGDVSNQLYAKYAIGRDAAAMKAVVGEEALSSEDKLSLEFLDKFERQFISQGAYESRSIYESLDLAWSLLRIYPKDLLNRIPAKVLNEFYQRSQKDAKAKGKARAEVASNDRQQAEENLIDA